The Bos indicus x Bos taurus breed Angus x Brahman F1 hybrid chromosome 11, Bos_hybrid_MaternalHap_v2.0, whole genome shotgun sequence sequence TAGGATCATAGCAGGGGTCTcacccagagaggggaagagtTGAAAATGGACAGCTGCTTGTGGGGAGCCAGGGATTGCCCCTGAGGCCAGCTGAGGACTTAAGAGTGAACCGTATGAGTCCTCAGCCTTTAACCTGGGGAAGGTACGGGGTGGAGAGGAAGATGCTCAAAtgatgactgaaagtgaaagtgttaatcgctcagtcatgtctgactctttgtgaccctatgagctgtagccctccaggctcttctgtctataagattctccagggaagaatactggagtgggttgccattcccttctccaggggatcttccctacccaggaatcaaacctgggtctcctgaactgcaggcagattctttatcatctgaaccaccaggaaagtcccagatgATGACTGAGGCTGAGCTAAAAGAGTTGGAGACCCATAGGAAGAGCAGATTTCAAATTGATTGGATTCAGAGCATCAAATACAAGACTGAAAGTAAGAAGTGGCCTCAGCTCTTGGGAAGTTCCAGTCGACTGGGGAGGCCAGCTGAGAACTCAGTGGTAAATCGGCCCTTCCTTGGGCCTAAAGCTTCAGAGTCCCAAGGCCACAGATCGGCAATTACAGATTCTTGCTGTGCTCACAGTGAGGGATGTGAGGGTTGGGACAGAGGGAAAAGTAAAAACCCAGAAAAGGATTCTGGTTTTGAGAGACTTTTTGGAGGATGCTGTCAAGGGGAATAAGAAACTGAAATTCACGCTGGTCCTGTCTCATTTTTCTCTGGCACCTCCTGAAAGAAGGAACAGTACCCAGTTGTGCTGTCTTGGTGACCTTAAACAATAGGACCCCATCCAGCCTTGGTTCCCTGTCTCTGAAACTTCCCCCTTATTGAGTGTCTTCTTGAGTGTCTTCTGGTGGACAGTGAAGTAGGTGGACAGTGGGTACTGGGAAATCAAAAACCAGCTTAATGTATACACAGTCCTCCAAGTAGACATATATTAGTGAGGAAAGTAAGgcaaagggaaaatgaaagatgTGGTGTGGTCTGGGCTGCAtttattgttctatttttatttatttgactgcaccaagaaatagttgcagcaagtgggagctttagttgcagcttgtgaACTCTTAGGTGCAGCAAGTGGGAtatggttccctgaccaggcattgaacccaggccccctgcattgggatcacggagtcttagccactggaccaccaggaaagtcccctggggTGCATTTAATCCTGGAAATGGATGCATAGGGCCTGCAGATTTAACCTATACTTCCTGAGGGCCAGTACTGGGAGGGAAACAGGTCCAGTTACGAGTTTCACAGTGTCCACAGGTTCAGAACAGGACAGTTGTTCTGAAGCagtagctgctgctaagtcgcttcagttgtgtccaactctgtgcaaccccatagacggcagcccaccaggctcccccatccctgggattctccaggcaagaatactggagtgggttgccatttccttctccaatgcacgaaagtgaaaagtgaaagtgaagtcgctcagtcgtgtccgactcttcgcgaccccatggactgcagcccaccagggtctcctgaactgcaggcagtactggagtgggctgccatcgccttctccgctgaAGCAGTAGAGCCACTCCCAAAAGCTGTGTAACCTGGAGTCCACACGCAGGGGATGGAGATATGTCTTCTAGAAAATTCCCTGTGAAAATCCTGGGCTGCATCCCACTAGGCCCCACCCAGAGTGCCAGTGTAGCTGATGCACTGAGCAGCTCTGAACAGATGTGGTAGAGCCCCAGGGGAACATGGCTGGACATCCCCAGCTTTCTCCACCCACACCCCCCCAAGTCACCAAGAAGGCAGTGGTCTCCTCCCCATGCGGCCTGGGTCTTCCCTGTGGGCTGAAGCCCACCCCGCCTCCCTGCAGGAGCCCAGGCTGAGCTTAGTTGGTGCTCCTCTTCCTGGTTCCACCTAGGCCAGACTGCATGGCTGTAACTGAGAATTGGCTGGTTCATTGTTGCAAGGATGCAGGCCCCAAAGGCTGGAGCCTCGGGAAGTGGAAACAAGACTGGCCATGGCCTTTCTTCCCTGGCTGCCTGCTTCTCTCTTGTCTGTTTCATTCCTTTCACCTCTAGTCCTTGACTGTTTGGTTCCCACATACATTGGTTtccgtgtcttttttttttttttttggtttgcctCTGCTTTCCTGCTAATTTGAGACATTTGTGACTTTTGTTCTTGCTACCAACATTGTCAGCCTCAACATTCTCCAATCCGTGTACCCCAAAGAAGATTCTGCTGTGCTCGGTTCACCTTTTTCAGCTCAGCCATGGGAGCCACCTTCAGCCAACAGCTGAGTGTCTTTGGGGCAGGTGCCCCCATGGGTACAGGCAGTTGAGATCATGGGTCAGACAGCATGTATGGTACACTCCTCACCCCTGTCTCCGTGTCGAGGGCAGTGGCCCTTGGCCTGGGCTGTAGATGTGGCAGGCACTCAAAACCATATGTAACTTGCCACTGTGTGCTTCCAGGGGCTGACAGCCCAGTGCTAACCTGAGTTTGCTTTGGGTACTTCCAGGGTACATGTGGGGTCCCGGTCGCCCCTCTGGCCATCACTCCCTCTAATCCACACAATGGGCTTGTGAAGGCGGATGTTCCTGAAGGCTCTAACGCAGCTTACGCTCATTGGATAATGGGCGACGACAGACTCTGTGGCCACCCCAGACCCGTGGAAACCCTCGACATCTGTTTGGGAGACAACCTGCAACCCCACTCGGAAGCCCACCTAGGGGAGACCTGTAGCCACCCTGAGCCTCTCGAACCTCACGGGGAGCAGACGTGGGCCTCTGACCCTCCTGATGCTGTGAGGCCTGATGTTTGTCCCCAGGGCTCCAGCCCAGAGCCCATGCACCTGGGGAGCGGCTCTTCCCAGGAACGGGCAGGACAGAAAACCACCTCCCCCGGGTCTCCCAGGGACAACCAGCCTCTGGGGAGCCCAGGGCAGAGCCAGAGCACGTCCACGCAGGTGGTGTTCTGGGCAGGGATCCTGCAGGCCCAGATGTGCGTGCtagacctggaggaggagctggagaagacaGAAGGGCTCAGAGCTGAGTTGAGATGCTGCATTCCCACGGCCCCTGCCGACCTCCCCACTTTTCCCTCCAGCCCAGTTGGCCCCCGGAACTCGggcctcctccccagcccacccccggATGCAAATGAGGCCTCGGAGGACGATAGCAGTGGGCCAGAAGGGGAGCCCCAGAAGCCAGCATGGCCGAGGGAGGGCACGCTGGACTTGTCTCCTGAGTGGAGTGCCGAGGAGGAAAGCATCTTCTTTGACAACCCGCTTTTCCTGGAGAGCCCTTGCTCGGACACTAGTGCATCTGAAACGCACTTTTCCTGGGGCTTCTCGGACTCCTATGTAGATGTGAGGACTGGGTCCCAGAGCCCACAGACCCTGGAGCCTCCACCCTCAGAAGGCAGAGTGCCCTGGGAGCTGGGCGGTGAGCCGGATTTGGGGGAGAGCACAGCAGAGTCCAGCGGGCACACCACCCCTCCATTCCCTGTGCCCACCTACAGGCCACACTCTTTCTCCTGGGTCATGGTGGACACCCCCGAGGGGGCTCCCGCAGCACCTTCCAGCCAGGAGGAGACTGAGGTAAACTGAGCCCTGAGAACCCACCCTTGGGCTGTGCTTGGGGACATGGACAGAAGGAAGGACCTTCCTCTGCCATCACCGGGCccagaactctcttccttttggtGAGCAACAGAGCAGAAAGGCAGGCCCAGGGTGGCCTTCAGAAGTAGAAGGAATTTTACAGGAGCCGTGATGTCAGCTGAGCACGACGGCAACGCTCAGTTGTTAAGCAGATGACATTTGTTAAGGCACAAATGTCTCCATCTCACCAGATCTAAGGCGCTGCGTCTGGACACATTTAGAGAACAAATAGCTCCTCCCGTTGCAGCATGTTCCAGGCCAGTCTTTAGACTCTGGCCTCCCACCTCGAAGAAGGTCCCAACTGTAACAGAGCAGGGGTCAACCTGCAGGGGTGACCTCTTCTCCCGGTGGGGAGATGTCTCCTTTAAGAGTCCTCTCTGTTTGGGAGAGATTGCAGCATTTTGTTACTTTAAGCATCTTTCATCGAATTCAGTTTCACCAGCTCAGGCCCCCAGGACAATGGCAGAGGTCCTTGATATCAACTAGCACAAGTTATGGGGACAAATTATGTgagcacttttttttccccagggagGCCTCTGCTTAAGAGATAAGGAGACTCAAGATGGCAGAGCCAGGCTGTAACATTCTAATCTCTGTGATCCCAGAGAACAATGGGGAAGAGCTCTGACCCCAAGATCTGAGGAACTGTGAACACTGGCAAGGCCCCTCCACCCACAGGCTGGGGTGGAGTAGGGGGCAGTTGTGGCTGTTTTGAGACATGTGTTCTAGGACCTAGTTGCTCCAGGGCCCCTGAGGTCCTCAGAGGGAAGCCTGGGAGCTCTGTCCTGGGGGCTGGCAGTTTGCTCTTATCTGGGATGACAGAGCCCAGCCCAGTGTCTGGGGGCTGTTGACCTTCCCTCCAACACAGCCTCTTCTTGAGCAGGACCATGGGAAGCAGGGCCCATTCTGAGCAGACAGAGCAGAGATGACTAGAAATCAGTGAGCATGGATGAGGCCCTGAGGCCAGAGGGATGTGGGAAAGGCCCTGGAAGCAGTTTCCCTGGGGCAAAtctctcctccttttcttccctaAGAGTTCTCTGAGAGACAGCCTTGACCCTGCCTTGCCCGCAGCATCCTGTGTGGACAAAACACTGAGCTGGGAGACAGAACATGTGGAATATAACGGCAGCCCCGCCACACATCCAGtgcaaccttgggcaagtcacttcccctctctgggcctcacctTTTCCATCTGTAAAGAGGGAACGTGAGCCCTGTGATTTCCGGGGCCCAGCACCAGCCCGCCTAGGATGTGGGTCCCATCCAGGGTGCCCATAACTGATCTGAGGCCCAGATCAGGGAGTGTGGTCTGGGATAGGGGAGGACAGCTGGAAGGGAGGGCCCTATAAACTTATAGTCCTGCTTCCCTCCCCATCTTCCCCTTCCTGCACTGCCCCCTACACCTCTCAGTGTCTCCAGGCCTCATGGATGTACCTCTATCTTTCTCAACAGGTTGGGCCCAGCACCCAGGGCTGGCCAACCAAGGTCATTCCTTCCTGGCCCACAGGGCCTCTTAGCTCCCAGGACAGAGGTGAGATCCAGTGTGGGGTCTGGGAAATCAAGTGGTTGGGGTCTGATCGGGAGTGGGGACAAAGATCATTCTTGGATCCCAGGGGTGTCATTAAGGGGTCCCCTTGTATTGTATTAGAACCAGACAGACTTGGGGTTAAACCCTGTATCTGCCTCTGTAACCTCGTCAATACAATGGGTTTTAAAATACCCATCTctgctaatgggaagttgctgtataacacagggagctcaacccagtgctctgtgacaactagagggacaggatggggtggggagtgggagggagtttcaagagggaggggacatatgtatacctacagctgattcatgttgttgtacggcagaaaccaacacaacattgtaaaccaattgttcagtcgctaagttgtgtccgactctttgtgatcccatgaactgcagcacgccaggcttccctatccttcactgtctcctggggtttgctcacatttatgtccactgagtgggtgatgcttatctaaccatctcatcccctgccacccccatatattccaattaaaagtaaatttaaaaaaataaataatgaaatacccATCTCTTGGAGTAAATgaagactaaaattaaaaaaaaataaaatgctcatagagtaaatgaataaatttttttttaataaattaagtaaaatacCATCTCATAGAGTAAATATGAAATGTGCaaaagatcctgaagctgggaaagattgaaggtaggaggagaaggagatgacagaggatgagatggttgaatagcatcaccaactcaatggacatgagtctgagcaagctctgggagatggtgaaggacagggaagcctggtgtgctgcagtccatggggacgcaaagagtcagacatgacttagcgactgaacaacaacgacaaaagACCCAGCCTTTTGGATTCCTGGATCTTCATGGTTTAGCAACCTTGAACCCCTGGTTGCCTTGGGGCTGGAGTTTTCTGCCTGCTGCCCCATGTGTGGGAGGTCACTGCCCCATGACCAGGGACAGAATGTGCAGTTTCAGGGAGGAGCTCAGggggggtaggggaggggggaCCTGCTAGCGATGACAGCCCAGGCTGTTCCCTGGCTCTGCCAGGCCCCTTGGCCCGCAGCCTACCCCTCACCCCATGCCAGCTTCATTCCATGCTCTTTCTCAGGTGACAAGGATACAGAGTGTGTCCAGGAGTCTGCTCCCTGCACCGTGACCCCTGGCCACCCCTGGGGGAGCCCAGCCTCTTCGCCGGAGCCCAGCAGCCCTGAGTCTGGGGTCAGAGGCCCCaactccctgcccagccccgtcTCCTCCCGGGAAGGCAGCCTGCGGCTGCAGGGCCACCCCCCAGGCAGTGTTCTTCCCGAGTGGACACTAGATGCTCCAAGCCCTTCATTCCTGGAGACAGATGGGGCAGAGCCAGGTTCCCTGGAaaaagaggaggcaggagaggcccCAACCCAAGGGAAGGAAGTAAAGTTAAGCCCCGCCAGGACTGCGGAGGCCGGAGCCAGCCAGCCTGACGCTTGCCTGACTTCTGCAAAAACGTAAGTGTCATTCTAACCGCCCTCTGCTTCCTAATTATGTAGGCATTTAAGAATACCCActctgattcttttcccttataggttattgcaaaatattaagaatagttccctgtgctattgcagtaggtccttactggttatctgttttatatataatagtgtgtatatgttaattccaaactcctcatttattcTTACCCCtctttcccatttggtaaccataagtttttttccatttctgttttatgagTAAATTcattggtatctttttttttttagacttcatATAGAAGTCGTAGCATACAATagttgtctgacttcacttagtatgataatctctaggtccatccgtgttgatgcaaatggcttattcttttgtatggctgagtaatattacattgtgtgtAGGTGTATATagtgtataccacatctttttatccgttcatcagtggacatttaggttgcttccatgtcttggctattgtgcatagtgctgcagtgaacattggggtgcatatatcttttcgaattatggcTTTCTCTAAATGTATGCCTAGGActgggattgatggatcatatggtaactctatatttaggtttttaagaaaactccgtactgttctccatagtggctgcaccaatttacactcccaccaacagtgttggagggttcctttctctccatgttctctccagcatgtattgtttgtagactttttgatgatagccattctgacttgtgtgaggtgaCATGAGAAACGCACACTGGGACCTAGCATAGAACATATGTAAGCTGGGATTATAGACTGGAGGGTTTGGAAGCGCAAGAAACCAAAGAGCGGGCGGTCATACACATAGGGCAGGACTCGCATGTGCCAAGGGACAGCCAGGGAGACATGTCCACGCCAGACAACAGGAGACGACCAGGGGCTTGTGCAGTGAACCTGGCCAGGACCATGTGTGCGAAAAATGGGGGTCATGCTAGGCAGGTCTGGGAAGAGAGAAGGTCAGAGCTAGTGGTATGGGGATTACATGCTACTATGAATTTGAAGATGTGACTGGGAGGCTCAGAGTGCTGACTTAGATCTCTCTCCCTCACAGAGTAGCAGGGGAAGGTTTGATTGGTACCAAAGGAATGGTGGATCTTGGGGTCCATAGCAGGATTGAACGACCCCAGAACTGTGAGCCGAGGTAGGAATAGGCCACCTGGAAATCCACCTAAATGTCCTCCTGCCCCAAGGATACTGCATGAAGCCTGTCAGCCTCTAGGATCTCTCCATGGAAAAGGGATTTTGTTGGCCAAATTGAGGTCAGGTGAAAGAGATCAGGAAACACCAGTGATGGTTTAAGTGTTACACTAACTGGAAGGTTAACTCCACTCCGATCTTAATGTCATTGAGTGATGGTGAACCTCAGGCAGTATCAGAAACCAAAGAAGCATCTTTCTTCCACTGCTGGAAATATACGTGGTCTCTGGAGATGTTCAGAGTAATCAGAAGAGTCTCTCAGTATCTGAAAAGAGAGCGTTCATTGTGCCAGAAATTAACCTTGATTCAACCCCAAATAAAAGTAAATCTACCTAAAATGCAAGCCATACTTTCATAGTAGATAATGAAAAAGGTTTAACTGATGCTTTTCTTGGTAAACCACACTAAATAttacagaaataaatttatttaatcttatATTTAATACAATATAGGAAGTTAATTTTCCTAACCTAATTTGCTGGCTCAGTGAGATGTCATTCATTCATCTTTAACTTTCATAGTGAGGTAATAAAGGtctatttattactttattttgggcttccctggtggctcagatggtcaagaatctgcctgcagtgcaggagacccaggttcaatccctgggtcgggaagattaataacagctttattgagatataattcacgtaTCATACAATCcatccatttaaagtatacagttccaTAACAGATTATATTTGCtttgtggggttttttcccctcaaagtGCCTCCCTATCTAGATGTTATTTTAGTAACAACACTAATTGACTTGGTCATGTTGGTAAAAGTATTTGAGGGCTCCATCAGCTGATTATCCAAGTAGttctctttacatttttttggctgtaccataaGGCgtgtgtgatctagttccctgagcagggattgaacctgtgccctctgcattgcaagtgtgaagtcttaaccgaTGGACCTCTCAGGAAGTCCCCCAAGTAGTTCCCTTTACATGTGACAAGCATATCATTATTTTTACTTCCTCCTCCTCAGTTGTTCATTGGAATAACCCTTCCTGTTCCTGTACTTGTCTCTGGCGTCCCAAGTGACCCCTGGAATCTTCCAGTATTACTTTCGTGGACTTCATAACATCCTATGTTTTTTCGTCAACATTTGTAATGTCACTTTTCAGTTGATTTCCATTATGTTTACCTTGTTGGATGCAGATGAGCCTCAGGAAGTAGGGAGAAATTACCAGCAAAGTCACTGACCCAGATGGGGGCAGAGATATACATTTGTGTCACATGGAGAGGACTACTAAGCCCAGCCGAATTTTATAAGTGGATAGTCCATTGGTGAACACTTTCGTGTTGTGAAAAGTTTTCCTTCTCTGTACAACTCCCTAACTATGGTAACCTGGATGACGCGTGCTcgcatgtgctcagtcgcttagtcatgtctgaatctttgtgaccccatagactgcagcccgcccaGGTtccccttgtccatgggattttccaggcaagaatactggagtgggttgccatttcctcctccaggggatcgtcctgccccagggatcaagcctgtgtctcctgcgttggcaggcagacttttcaccactgagccacctgggaagcaaccTGGATGATGATAACAAGGATACCCCAGTACTTGGTTGCAGTGTTGCGGGGACAGGGCAGGAGTCAGATGGAGATTGGTCTTGGTGACTTCTGAGGTTCTGAGTGTTCCCTAAGTCTGCCCGGCGGTCTCCTGGGCCTGTTCACCTTTGTAGGTCCCCATCCAAGCCCCTGCAGTGAGACCCTTCTGTATGACAGGGAAGCTGGTATAGGAGGGCAAGGGTTGGAAACCACGTCTATGGCAACCCCAGCTATCACCATCCCTAAAGCCAGTCTAGCTTCTGGTTC is a genomic window containing:
- the PSD4 gene encoding PH and SEC7 domain-containing protein 4 isoform X2, whose product is MQKGQGTCGVPVAPLAITPSNPHNGLVKADVPEGSNAAYAHWIMGDDRLCGHPRPVETLDICLGDNLQPHSEAHLGETCSHPEPLEPHGEQTWASDPPDAVRPDVCPQGSSPEPMHLGSGSSQERAGQKTTSPGSPRDNQPLGSPGQSQSTSTQVVFWAGILQAQMCVLDLEEELEKTEGLRAELRCCIPTAPADLPTFPSSPVGPRNSGLLPSPPPDANEASEDDSSGPEGEPQKPAWPREGTLDLSPEWSAEEESIFFDNPLFLESPCSDTSASETHFSWGFSDSYVDVRTGSQSPQTLEPPPSEGRVPWELGGEPDLGESTAESSGHTTPPFPVPTYRPHSFSWVMVDTPEGAPAAPSSQEETEVGPSTQGWPTKVIPSWPTGPLSSQDRGDKDTECVQESAPCTVTPGHPWGSPASSPEPSSPESGVRGPNSLPSPVSSREGSLRLQGHPPGSVLPEWTLDAPSPSFLETDGAEPGSLEKEEAGEAPTQGKEVKLSPARTAEAGASQPDACLTSAKTLPGSPMPQVQPPEEGQRLPAGDKLANGVRTDKVAWNLASRLYHLEGFRKSEVAAYLRKNNDFSRAVAEAYLSFFQFGGQSLDRALRGFLQALVLSGETQERERILYQFSKRFHHCNPGLFSSVDCVHTLTCAIMLLNTDLHGQNIGKSMSCQEFITNLNGLRDGGNFPKELLKALYWSIRSEKLEWAVDEEDTARPEKAQPSPPAGKMSNPFLQLAQDPTVPTYKQGFLARKMHQDADGKKTPWGKRGWKMLHTLLRGMVLYFLKGEDHALDGESLVGQMVDEPVGVHHSLATPATHYTKKPHVFQLRTADWRLYLFQAPTAQEMTSWIARINLAAATHSAPPFPAAVGSQRKFVRPILPVGPTQGSLEEQHRSHENCLDAASDDLLDLQRNLPERRGRSRELEDYRLRKEYLEYEKTRYETYLQLLVARLHCPSEDLDLWEEQLGREAGGLQEPKPSLKKSHSSPSLHQDEAPTTAKVKRNISERRTYRKIIPKRNRNQL
- the PSD4 gene encoding PH and SEC7 domain-containing protein 4 isoform X1 produces the protein MQKGQGTCGVPVAPLAITPSNPHNGLVKADVPEGSNAAYAHWIMGDDRLCGHPRPVETLDICLGDNLQPHSEAHLGETCSHPEPLEPHGEQTWASDPPDAVRPDVCPQGSSPEPMHLGSGSSQERAGQKTTSPGSPRDNQPLGSPGQSQSTSTQVVFWAGILQAQMCVLDLEEELEKTEGLRAELRCCIPTAPADLPTFPSSPVGPRNSGLLPSPPPDANEASEDDSSGPEGEPQKPAWPREGTLDLSPEWSAEEESIFFDNPLFLESPCSDTSASETHFSWGFSDSYVDVRTGSQSPQTLEPPPSEGRVPWELGGEPDLGESTAESSGHTTPPFPVPTYRPHSFSWVMVDTPEGAPAAPSSQEETESSLRDSLDPALPAASCVDKTLSWETEHVEYNGSPATHPVQPWVGPSTQGWPTKVIPSWPTGPLSSQDRGDKDTECVQESAPCTVTPGHPWGSPASSPEPSSPESGVRGPNSLPSPVSSREGSLRLQGHPPGSVLPEWTLDAPSPSFLETDGAEPGSLEKEEAGEAPTQGKEVKLSPARTAEAGASQPDACLTSAKTLPGSPMPQVQPPEEGQRLPAGDKLANGVRTDKVAWNLASRLYHLEGFRKSEVAAYLRKNNDFSRAVAEAYLSFFQFGGQSLDRALRGFLQALVLSGETQERERILYQFSKRFHHCNPGLFSSVDCVHTLTCAIMLLNTDLHGQNIGKSMSCQEFITNLNGLRDGGNFPKELLKALYWSIRSEKLEWAVDEEDTARPEKAQPSPPAGKMSNPFLQLAQDPTVPTYKQGFLARKMHQDADGKKTPWGKRGWKMLHTLLRGMVLYFLKGEDHALDGESLVGQMVDEPVGVHHSLATPATHYTKKPHVFQLRTADWRLYLFQAPTAQEMTSWIARINLAAATHSAPPFPAAVGSQRKFVRPILPVGPTQGSLEEQHRSHENCLDAASDDLLDLQRNLPERRGRSRELEDYRLRKEYLEYEKTRYETYLQLLVARLHCPSEDLDLWEEQLGREAGGLQEPKPSLKKSHSSPSLHQDEAPTTAKVKRNISERRTYRKIIPKRNRNQL
- the PSD4 gene encoding PH and SEC7 domain-containing protein 4 isoform X3, yielding MGDDRLCGHPRPVETLDICLGDNLQPHSEAHLGETCSHPEPLEPHGEQTWASDPPDAVRPDVCPQGSSPEPMHLGSGSSQERAGQKTTSPGSPRDNQPLGSPGQSQSTSTQVVFWAGILQAQMCVLDLEEELEKTEGLRAELRCCIPTAPADLPTFPSSPVGPRNSGLLPSPPPDANEASEDDSSGPEGEPQKPAWPREGTLDLSPEWSAEEESIFFDNPLFLESPCSDTSASETHFSWGFSDSYVDVRTGSQSPQTLEPPPSEGRVPWELGGEPDLGESTAESSGHTTPPFPVPTYRPHSFSWVMVDTPEGAPAAPSSQEETESSLRDSLDPALPAASCVDKTLSWETEHVEYNGSPATHPVQPWVGPSTQGWPTKVIPSWPTGPLSSQDRGDKDTECVQESAPCTVTPGHPWGSPASSPEPSSPESGVRGPNSLPSPVSSREGSLRLQGHPPGSVLPEWTLDAPSPSFLETDGAEPGSLEKEEAGEAPTQGKEVKLSPARTAEAGASQPDACLTSAKTLPGSPMPQVQPPEEGQRLPAGDKLANGVRTDKVAWNLASRLYHLEGFRKSEVAAYLRKNNDFSRAVAEAYLSFFQFGGQSLDRALRGFLQALVLSGETQERERILYQFSKRFHHCNPGLFSSVDCVHTLTCAIMLLNTDLHGQNIGKSMSCQEFITNLNGLRDGGNFPKELLKALYWSIRSEKLEWAVDEEDTARPEKAQPSPPAGKMSNPFLQLAQDPTVPTYKQGFLARKMHQDADGKKTPWGKRGWKMLHTLLRGMVLYFLKGEDHALDGESLVGQMVDEPVGVHHSLATPATHYTKKPHVFQLRTADWRLYLFQAPTAQEMTSWIARINLAAATHSAPPFPAAVGSQRKFVRPILPVGPTQGSLEEQHRSHENCLDAASDDLLDLQRNLPERRGRSRELEDYRLRKEYLEYEKTRYETYLQLLVARLHCPSEDLDLWEEQLGREAGGLQEPKPSLKKSHSSPSLHQDEAPTTAKVKRNISERRTYRKIIPKRNRNQL